GGGACGACAAGGTCATCTACCGACGATACGCcggtctcttcttctgtgtCTGCGTGGACTCCAACGACAATGAGCTCGCGTACCTCGAGGCGATCCATCTCTTTGTAGAGGTTCTCGGTGAGTATGGCTACAGGGTCAAGGCCATAGCGGGTTTCCACTTGCTACCGGCTAGATTGTTCGGGTACTGGCGAGGTAACGATATTGAGCTGACTGGCGGTACGCGCAGACGCCTTTTTCCAAAACGTCTGTGAACTGGACCTGGTATTCTCGTTTTACAAGGTCAGTCCGGGTGGCTTTGCATGGATGGAAACACTGCTGAGTGACTATGGCTACAGGTGTATGCGATCCTGGACGAAGTGTTCTTGGCCggggagattgaagagacGAGCAAGCAAGTGGTGCTGGACCGGCTGGATTACCTGGAGAAGCTGGATTAATATGGTATTTATATGTAGTGTAACTGTAGAATATGTGATTGTATACCCATCCGGCCGCCATGCGTGTATGTAGTGTAGACGGAGAGACAGGCGTGGACAAGTGTTATCCCTGGCGGCGACGGTGACTTGAGACTGCGACGATgactcttctcttcttcttctctatACTCCCTGCAATGTACATATAACAGCCATGTCCTCCAGCCATATATCCCTCCGCTCTCTCCCCCGCCTCCCCCCGCACGCACGACGTTTCCATGACTACATCAGAGGTCCAATGGACAGAGGTCTGTCTCCGCCCTACTCATCTCTGCGTCGCAAGCTGACCCGTTGCGTGTCTCCAGGGACATACAAAGTCccgctctcctctcccaaagTAGTAGGAGCATTCTCTTCCAGAGGTCATCGAGAGTGCGTCCATCCAAACCCGCTATCAAGGCATTAACTCGTCGGAATACTGGTAGGTATCAAGAAGACGCATCGTCCATACAAGCTCTCCAGCTCAGCCCTCAAGAACTGCAATCGTCGTTGGCGAGACTCAAGAAACCTGTCCACTGGGACCCGTCCACTGCTGGTTCAGAGTTCTTCGCTCGGCAGATTGCTTATTTCGGCATCTTTGATGGGTACGTCGTCCTGTCGTCTTGTCTTTTGGTGTTATCCCAGTATCCAAGAGGTCGAAGAGACACGCTAACAACAAAGACAATACATGTAGACATGGAGGCAAACAAGTATCCCAATACCTTTCCAAACGACTGCACGCCCTGGTCGAACAAGTAGACTCGACATCGATCAGCCCGATAGTGGAATGGACGAAAGAAAAGCACGGCGGGTATTTCAAGCGATGGCGAGGCGGGGCTCTGCAGCGGTGGACACAGTGGGCGGAtgggaagggggaggaggaaggggggagGGAAGGTATAGGAAAGGGCGAGGGGATTGAGGCGGAGAGTGGGCAGGAAACGATGTTGATGACTTTGGAGGAGAGGTTGACTCTGGCATTTCTCGAGGTAAAACGTTTTCCTCCAACATCTTATCTGGTGAAAACGAGTTGACACTGCGGTAATACGAACAGGCAGACAAGGAGATCTTGACAAGTATCGAAAAATCAGATCGATGCGGTTCAACAGCGTCCATCGCCCTTTTACATTCACTCGACAGTCCTTCACAACCATACTGGGCCGCCAAGAAGCTCGCACTTACAATCGCTCATTGCGGGTAAGTCGTCTCCACCCCTGCCCTCACCGCGTCTTCAGATCTGATACACTCCCGCTCCAAACTCTCTAGCGACACACGTGTCCTCCTGTGTAACCGCTCCACAGGCCTCGTCACTCCTCTCACCGAGAAACATCACGCCGAATCACGTATCGAAGCTTCCCGCCTCCGACGTATGGGCGCCGGTCTGTTAGTCTCGGATTCGTACGGCGAATCGAGGTGGATGGGCGCTGTGGAGAATACGAGGGGGTttggggatgggagatggaagccGTCCGGGGTTACTGTCGAGCCGCAGGTTGAGACGAGGGTTGTTGATGGTGAGTTTCAATAACCGTCTATGCATTCAAataaggagaaagaggagaaggcggggATGCTGACGCAGTTACgctggaaaaaaaaaggcgaTGCCCACGCATACATGATCCTCGCCACAGACGGTATCACCTCCCTCATCTCCGACCAAGAAATCATCGACCTCGCCCGCCGTTCCCTCGATCCCTCCCGCGCAGCCAAGACGATCGTCCATTTCGCAGAAGATTTGGGCGCTTCCGATAATTGTACGTGTGTGGTAGTGCCCCTTGCTGGGTGGGGGGATGTAGGAGGGGAGGATAGGACGGAGGATAGGAGAGAATATAGGAGGCGGCATGCGGAGACGATGAATACGAGGATGCAGAGGATGTAGAGGGGGTtaagagggggaagaagaaaaggaagaaaggtaCAAAAGAGATTAGGCATTTAGAATTCATAAAATCCATTTTACTTTTACATACAACGTCGCATATATCCATCCATCATTCGCCGCAAAACATGGCATTGAGTTTGCCCCTCCCCAGAAAAGTCTAAAGATTGAATGGAATCGCAAATCGCTCATCTTAATCTTCGCCGAGGTAATGAGGCTTCTTCGgtcttccctttttcccgGTTACGGGTACGCCCAGTAACacattctccatctcttttttGGTCAGTAGCACACCTTGACCGTCGGAAGAAAGACCGAGTCCTAGAGATTCCATCACCCGCGGGCCGAGTTCGACTAGGTGAGGTAGGAGAGCGATTTGTGTGTTAGCTTTttacctttttttttttctttctctctaGCGGTGGCAGTAATGGCAATGTTaaggggatggagatgggagatggacaTACCGCTCTGATGAGGACCCATCGCATCAAGGTCAAACGTATTCAGCTCGTCGGGATGTTCAATCACCCTCCTCGTCTTGTTGcccctctttccaccaGCTCGCGGTCGAGGGATGGCACCGGTAAAAGAAGTGGATGGTCCCccagctcctgctcctgctcctgaTCCAGTCCCAGTCCCAGTCCCAGACAATCCAGACGTTTCTGTCCCTTCCTGGATCCCTTgtccttgagcttgctcCGATATATTCAAGACATGACCAGACGCAGGCACAGATGCAGGGATAGATTGATCCTTGGGACGAAGTGTACCAGGCTGAAACGTGATGCGTTGACttgtggagaagagaggtgGGTGCGTAGGGTTATGTGGGTCTTCGTGATctattttatttttttcaTCCCGCAAGCCCAAGTCAGATGTGGATGGagtgaagaaaaagggaataAGAGTCAGTCTCCAGCAAAGCAAACGTATAGGTGGGAGGAAAGGCGAGAGGGGAAAGACGGGACGTACTTCGGATAAGACCACATATAATCTCATCACCTATTAGCGGGGTGATATCCCCCTTGAATACTTGGTTCCCAAGCTTGAGAAACGGTGTCGGGGTATCGAGTCCCTACGTCGATGTGCCGTAGTTAGCTTAATACCTCTTACTTTCAAGAGAAAAGCTGTCACAAGGGCTGGggggaatgaagaagagacacACGATGAGCTGGTACTGCGACTCGGCCTGGAGTGATTTACTATCAAATGTGGTCCCAAGATCCAGAGTCACGTATACTTCCTATTAGTTCATCTAGTCAGTCGGTATAGTAAAAAGAGGATGTGTGGTGGTGTGGGGAAAGACGGCAGACCAACCTCTTCATGCTCGTactcatcgtcgtcgaGGTCGtcgaaagaggagagataAGTCCAGCCGTCGCCCAGCAGGGAGGCTGGGGTGTCGGGGCCGGACATTGGGCTAGAGTGAGCTGGGGAATCAGAGTGCGAATAAGAATACGAGATACAAGTAGGAATAAGGATATATTCCGTTCAGTTGTAAACAAACCCATTCCACTCGGACGACCTCCACTTCAAgactttctcctccatttctctttatatatatatattttttatttccATCCAACACCCCATCCCGCACCGTCCATTTGCAAAATGTCCGCCCAGGCAAGAGGAAAAGCCAAGGAAAAGCCCATCGCTTCCCTCCTAGCAGGTGCCACCGCCGGCGGTGTCGAGGCATTCATCACTTTCCCCCTCGAAAGTGTCAAGACCCAACTTCAATTCGGTGCTCTCGACGGCGGCAAGGTGGGCTCCTCtattttctttttccacaCCCGCTGACGGGATATTCTAATGGACTAGCCTCTCACCCCGTACCAAGCCCTCAAATCGACGATCCAGCAAAGAGGTGTACACGGTTTGTACGCTGGTTGTACAGCGGTGGTGATTGGCAATGCCGTCAAGGCCGGTGTGCGGTTTACTACTTATGACCAGTTCAAGAGTCTTTTGAAGGACGACGAGGTATGTCCGTGATTCTATGCCCTTTTATTTCTTCTGTCTAGGACATACAACGATAAAGAGGTTAACTGATGGGGGCTCTTTTTTTGGTAAATGTTCTTTGTAGGGCAAGTTGACAGCTCCCCGGTCAATGCTTGCAGGTCTCGGAGCGGGCATGTCTGAGGCTATCGTCGCTGTTACCCCTTCAGAAACTATCAAGCAAGTATACTCTCCCCACTTTCCCCCCCCCCTGTCTTGAGGAGGATATCATACTGGATTTGGTAATGGAAACTGGGGGAAAAGCTGACAGATAGATATGGAATAACAGGACAAAGATGATTGAAGATTCCAAGCTTGCCCAACCGCGATACAAGGGTCTCGTGCATGGTGTACAGACTATcatcaaggaggaagggtaCAGGGGTGTTTATCGTGGTGTCGGTCCTGTCGTACGTCCTTTGCTCGAATCATGACATTTGTGAAACAATTGGTTAGTTGACAAAATAAAACacttttttctctccaaaaacaaaaacaaaacacAGATGCTCCGACAAGGCGCCAACTCTGCCGTCCGATTCTCTTCCTACTCCACTCTGAAGCAGCTCGCTCAAGGGAGCGCGGTACCAGGGGAAGATATGCCTGGATGGATGACTTTTGGGATCGGTGCGACTGCTGGTGTCATCACTGTTTGTAAGTCCCAGAGATTGTGAAACGAGCGAGCGGGAGAGACAAGTGCTCATGGCTGCATTTGGATTTGGAATAGACTCTACCATGCCCTTCGAGTAAGTCCAAGTTtactctttttttttccttctttccctccgTTCCCAGTGatctcccccccccccccNNNNNNNNNNNNNNNNNNNNNNNNNNNNNNNNNNNNNNNNNNNNNNNNNNNNNNNNNNNNNNNNNNNNNNNNNNNNNNNNNNNNNNNNNNTTTCCCTTCGTTACAAGAAatccccccccccccccccccccccccaaGGCAAACCCCCGCATAGCTGATATCGACATGATGAAATAACCAGCGTGGTAAAAACCCGTATGCAATCCATCCACGCCAAGCAAGAATACCGCAACGCCTTCCATTGCGCCTTTAGGATcttcaaggaggaaggtgtaTTCAAGTTTTGGAAGGGGACTGTTCCCCGATTGGGTCGATTGGTCGTAAGtccttgtctttttttttttttttcaagGAGAAAACAAGACGAAAAAGGGCTACAGGGTGCTGATGAGTGATGTGAATAGATGAGCGGTGGTATCATCTTCACCGTGTACGAAAAGACGTATCCGCTCGTAGCCGCGGTTCTTTAGATAGACATAA
This Cryptococcus neoformans var. neoformans JEC21 chromosome 14 sequence DNA region includes the following protein-coding sequences:
- a CDS encoding vesicle-mediated transport-related protein, putative, whose translation is MIKFILVQNRQGKTRLSKWYAPYDDDEKVRLRGEVHRLIAPRDQKYQSNFVEFRDDKVIYRRYAGLFFCVCVDSNDNELAYLEAIHLFVEVLDAFFQNVCELDLVFSFYKVYAILDEVFLAGEIEETSKQVVLDRLDYLEKLD